A DNA window from Aureibaculum sp. 2308TA14-22 contains the following coding sequences:
- a CDS encoding ABC transporter permease, producing the protein MFDIDRWQEIFETISKNKLRTFLTGLSVASGIFILVILLGFGQGFENGIRKEFEGDAINRVWVWTEVTTKEHNGLNPGRSIHLRNSDLDYASTIFADDIEYKSGVFRVWNASINYKKESGAYGIQGVSPDYQKIENVKMIRGRFLNQIDMDKLQKVVIISKKIKRELMKEVENPLIESLQISGINFKIVGVYTDEGGEREENRIYIPRTTAQNVFNGKNRMANMSFTLTPQETFDESVFASKRFTDKLKQYLQKTHQIAPDDNAIGIYNAQEEAKRFFTLTNNISLFFWFVGICTIIAGVVGVSNIMLIIVKDRTREIGIRKALGAKPMSIIGMILHESIFVTAVSGFAGLILSMGLLEILGPNIEVDYVSNPTVNFSIAMTMVILLIIAGAIAGFFPAWKAAKVQPIVALRDE; encoded by the coding sequence ATGTTTGATATTGACCGTTGGCAAGAAATATTTGAAACCATTAGCAAAAATAAATTGCGAACGTTTCTTACTGGACTTTCAGTGGCTTCTGGTATTTTTATATTGGTAATTTTATTAGGTTTTGGACAGGGTTTTGAAAATGGTATTCGTAAAGAATTTGAAGGAGATGCCATTAATAGAGTTTGGGTATGGACCGAAGTCACCACAAAAGAACACAACGGGTTAAATCCTGGAAGATCAATTCATCTACGCAACTCAGATCTTGATTATGCTTCCACAATTTTTGCTGATGATATAGAATATAAATCTGGTGTTTTTAGAGTTTGGAACGCTTCAATAAACTACAAAAAAGAGTCTGGAGCTTATGGCATTCAAGGTGTGAGTCCTGATTATCAAAAAATTGAAAATGTAAAAATGATAAGAGGACGTTTTCTAAATCAAATTGATATGGACAAACTACAAAAAGTAGTTATTATCAGTAAAAAAATAAAACGTGAATTAATGAAGGAGGTTGAAAATCCTTTAATAGAGAGCCTTCAAATTTCGGGAATCAACTTTAAAATTGTGGGCGTATATACCGATGAAGGTGGCGAGCGTGAAGAGAACCGAATTTACATACCTAGAACTACTGCTCAAAATGTTTTTAACGGTAAAAACAGAATGGCAAATATGTCTTTTACCTTAACCCCTCAAGAAACTTTTGACGAGTCAGTATTTGCATCTAAAAGATTTACGGATAAATTAAAACAGTATTTACAAAAAACCCACCAAATAGCACCAGACGATAACGCTATAGGAATATATAATGCTCAAGAAGAAGCAAAACGCTTTTTTACATTAACCAATAATATTTCTTTATTCTTTTGGTTTGTAGGTATTTGTACGATTATAGCGGGTGTTGTTGGAGTTAGTAATATTATGTTGATTATTGTTAAGGATCGAACACGAGAAATAGGCATTAGAAAAGCATTAGGAGCCAAACCAATGTCAATTATTGGAATGATTTTACACGAATCTATTTTTGTAACTGCGGTTTCAGGTTTTGCCGGACTAATACTCAGTATGGGTTTATTAGAAATTTTAGGTCCTAACATAGAAGTAGACTACGTATCAAACCCAACTGTAAACTTTTCAATTGCCATGACTATGGTAATTTTATTAATAATTGCTGGAGCCATTGCTGGATTTTTCCCTGCTTGGAAAGCAGCAAAAGTTCAACCTATAGTTGCCTTAAGAGATGAATAA
- the leuB gene encoding 3-isopropylmalate dehydrogenase produces MKLNIAVLPGDGIGPEVTKQAKKVLEAVAHQFNHTFIFKEALVGAVAIDKTGEPFPQKTLDLCLKNDAVLFGAIGDPKYDNDPSAKVRPEQGLLKMRKDLGLYTNIRPVRAFEQLLDKSPLKEEIIKGADLTIYRELTGGIYFGEKKISKDGKTASDLGEYSAYEIERIAHNAFKAAQNRRKKLTLVDKANVLESSRLWRKVVTEIAKDYKDVKLDYLFVDNAAMQMILNPTQFDVILTDNLFGDIISDEASVIGGSIGLLASASVGEKHAVFEPIHGSYPQATGKGIANPIASILSAAMLLEHFELFEEAALIHKAVDKSLELKIATPDILPNSKITTTKVGDFIADFINYPEDTNMNYHNIHIGQSTII; encoded by the coding sequence ATGAAATTAAATATTGCCGTTTTACCTGGTGATGGTATAGGACCAGAAGTCACCAAGCAGGCCAAAAAAGTATTAGAAGCAGTTGCTCATCAGTTCAATCATACTTTTATTTTTAAAGAAGCGTTGGTCGGTGCTGTGGCTATCGATAAAACTGGTGAACCTTTCCCCCAAAAAACATTGGATCTTTGTTTAAAAAACGATGCCGTGCTTTTTGGTGCTATTGGTGATCCAAAATATGATAATGACCCATCTGCAAAAGTTAGACCTGAGCAAGGACTACTAAAAATGCGAAAAGATTTAGGCCTATACACAAACATTAGACCTGTTAGGGCTTTTGAACAATTGTTGGATAAATCTCCTTTAAAAGAAGAAATTATTAAAGGAGCAGATTTGACTATATACCGTGAACTAACCGGTGGTATTTACTTTGGTGAGAAAAAAATAAGTAAAGACGGCAAAACTGCTTCAGATTTAGGAGAATATAGTGCTTATGAGATTGAGCGTATTGCCCATAATGCCTTTAAAGCCGCTCAAAATAGAAGAAAAAAATTAACACTAGTTGATAAAGCCAATGTATTAGAATCTTCAAGATTGTGGCGAAAAGTAGTTACTGAAATTGCCAAAGACTATAAAGATGTAAAACTTGATTATCTGTTTGTTGATAATGCCGCAATGCAAATGATATTAAACCCTACACAATTTGACGTTATTTTAACGGACAATTTATTTGGTGATATTATTTCTGACGAAGCAAGTGTTATTGGTGGCTCTATTGGTTTATTAGCTTCAGCATCTGTGGGAGAAAAACATGCGGTTTTCGAACCTATTCATGGTTCCTATCCTCAAGCAACAGGCAAAGGAATAGCCAATCCTATTGCTTCAATCTTATCAGCGGCAATGTTATTGGAACATTTTGAGTTATTTGAAGAAGCTGCTTTAATCCATAAAGCGGTTGACAAATCGTTAGAATTAAAAATAGCTACACCAGATATTTTACCAAATTCTAAAATTACTACAACAAAAGTTGGTGATTTTATTGCTGACTTTATCAATTACCCAGAAGATACAAATATGAATTATCACAATATTCATATTGGCCAATCCACTATTATTTGA
- a CDS encoding 2-isopropylmalate synthase, with protein MSKDKVQIFDTTLRDGEQVPGCKLNTEQKLVIAKRLDELGVDIIEAGFPISSPGDFKSVEEISKLVKNATVCGLTRSVKKDIEVAAQALKYAKNPRIHTGIGTSDSHIQHKFNSTREKIIERAVDAVKYAKSFVEDVEFYAEDAGRTDNEYLAQVCEAVIKAGATVLNIPDTTGYCLPEEYGAKMKYLKENVKGIDKAILSCHCHNDLGLATANSIAGVINGARQIECTINGIGERAGNTALEEVVMILKQHPYLDLDTGINTQLLYDTSQMVIENMGIHVQPNKAIVGANAFAHSSGIHQDGMIKNRETYEIIDPKDVGVTDSAIVLTARSGRAALAYRAKKVGYELTKIQLDEVYPIFLNFADKRKEIGDDDIHEIIKTSSIKHTVVA; from the coding sequence ATGAGCAAAGATAAAGTTCAAATATTTGACACTACGCTAAGAGATGGAGAGCAAGTGCCTGGCTGTAAGCTGAATACAGAACAAAAATTGGTTATTGCAAAGCGTTTAGACGAATTAGGCGTTGATATTATCGAAGCGGGATTTCCTATTTCTAGTCCAGGTGATTTTAAATCAGTCGAAGAAATTTCAAAACTAGTAAAAAATGCTACCGTTTGCGGATTGACTAGATCAGTAAAAAAAGATATTGAAGTTGCTGCACAAGCTTTAAAATATGCAAAAAATCCAAGAATTCATACAGGTATTGGCACCTCAGATTCTCATATTCAACATAAATTCAATTCAACCCGAGAAAAGATTATAGAACGTGCAGTTGATGCTGTAAAATATGCAAAATCTTTTGTAGAAGATGTTGAGTTTTATGCTGAAGATGCCGGTAGAACCGATAATGAATATTTAGCACAGGTTTGTGAAGCTGTAATTAAAGCTGGGGCAACGGTATTAAACATTCCAGACACAACTGGCTACTGTTTGCCTGAGGAGTATGGTGCTAAAATGAAATACCTGAAAGAAAATGTAAAAGGAATTGATAAAGCCATTTTGTCTTGCCACTGTCATAACGATTTAGGTTTGGCAACTGCTAATTCAATTGCGGGAGTTATTAATGGTGCAAGACAGATTGAATGTACCATAAATGGAATTGGCGAAAGAGCCGGAAATACTGCTTTAGAAGAAGTGGTAATGATTTTAAAGCAACATCCATATTTGGATTTAGATACTGGAATTAACACCCAATTATTATACGACACTAGTCAAATGGTAATTGAAAATATGGGTATTCACGTGCAACCCAATAAGGCTATTGTAGGTGCTAATGCTTTTGCTCACAGTTCTGGCATTCATCAAGATGGAATGATTAAAAATAGAGAAACTTACGAAATTATTGATCCAAAAGATGTTGGTGTAACCGATTCTGCTATTGTTTTAACCGCAAGAAGCGGAAGAGCCGCTTTGGCGTACAGAGCTAAAAAAGTAGGTTACGAACTGACTAAAATCCAATTGGACGAAGTTTATCCTATCTTTTTAAATTTTGCAGATAAAAGAAAAGAGATAGGTGATGATGATATTCACGAAATTATTAAAACTAGTAGCATAAAACATACTGTTGTTGCTTAA
- a CDS encoding RluA family pseudouridine synthase, which translates to MKSTKDNLQVLYEDNHIIIINKRVGDIVQGDKTGDTPLSEITKQYIANKYHKKGNVFLGVVHRLDRPTSGIVIFARTSKALERLNKMLRDKQIKKTYWAIVKNKPEKEKDTLVHYLKKNPKNNKSTAFPNPTQEAKKAILHYQLIKALDNYFLLEVDLETGRHHQIRAQLAVIKSPIKGDLKYGAKRSNPDGGISLHARAIEFTHPVSKELISVIGDIPDDAIWKSCV; encoded by the coding sequence ATGAAATCAACCAAAGACAATTTACAGGTTTTATATGAAGATAATCATATCATTATCATCAATAAACGTGTGGGCGATATTGTTCAAGGTGACAAAACAGGTGACACGCCATTGAGTGAAATTACAAAACAATATATTGCAAACAAATACCATAAAAAAGGCAATGTTTTTTTAGGCGTTGTACATCGTTTGGATAGACCCACAAGTGGTATCGTTATTTTTGCTAGAACTTCAAAAGCATTGGAGCGTCTCAACAAGATGTTACGTGATAAGCAGATTAAAAAAACGTATTGGGCTATTGTGAAAAACAAACCTGAAAAGGAAAAAGATACGTTAGTTCATTATCTAAAAAAGAATCCCAAGAATAATAAATCAACCGCATTTCCAAATCCGACTCAAGAAGCGAAAAAAGCCATATTACATTATCAACTTATAAAAGCGTTAGATAATTACTTTTTGCTTGAAGTTGATTTAGAAACGGGACGACACCATCAAATTAGAGCTCAATTGGCCGTTATAAAATCGCCAATAAAAGGCGATTTAAAATACGGTGCCAAACGCAGCAATCCCGACGGTGGAATTAGTCTGCATGCCAGGGCTATTGAATTTACTCATCCCGTAAGCAAGGAATTAATTTCAGTTATTGGTGATATACCTGATGATGCAATTTGGAAAAGTTGTGTTTAA
- the yihA gene encoding ribosome biogenesis GTP-binding protein YihA/YsxC: protein MKIKTAEFVISNTDIKKCPKDLIPEYAFIGRSNVGKSSLINMLVNRNKLAKTSGKPGKTQLINHFKINNEWFLVDLPGYGYAQVSKSKRKVFQGFIADYFLNRKQLICTFLLVDSRHEPQKVDLEFMRFLGENEIPFMLVFTKSDKLKPSIINRNLQIFENKMLAAGWGAIPRIFVTSATSKDGREELLNYIGELNEVMKSDNHSSKMENL from the coding sequence TTGAAAATTAAGACTGCTGAATTTGTAATCAGCAATACAGACATAAAAAAATGCCCAAAAGATTTAATTCCTGAATATGCTTTTATTGGCAGATCTAATGTAGGAAAATCTTCACTTATAAATATGTTGGTCAATCGAAATAAATTGGCTAAAACTTCTGGAAAACCAGGTAAGACACAATTAATTAATCATTTTAAGATAAACAATGAGTGGTTTCTAGTTGATTTACCAGGCTATGGCTATGCCCAAGTCTCTAAAAGTAAACGTAAAGTTTTTCAAGGGTTTATTGCTGATTATTTTCTAAATAGAAAACAACTAATTTGTACTTTTTTATTGGTTGACAGTCGTCACGAACCGCAAAAAGTAGATTTAGAATTTATGCGTTTTTTAGGTGAAAACGAAATTCCCTTCATGTTGGTTTTTACAAAATCCGACAAACTAAAACCCTCAATTATCAATAGAAATCTGCAAATTTTTGAAAACAAAATGCTCGCTGCTGGTTGGGGTGCGATTCCAAGAATTTTTGTTACTTCTGCTACAAGTAAAGATGGTAGAGAGGAATTACTGAATTACATTGGAGAATTAAATGAAGTTATGAAATCGGACAATCATAGTTCTAAGATGGAAAACTTGTAG
- a CDS encoding alpha/beta fold hydrolase yields the protein MGYDYKQEGKFNYLEAGEGRPIIILHGLMGNLSNFDNVFEYFSSKGYKILMPELPIYKLPILKTNVKNLAKFIKSFTEHKKLDNYILLGNSLGGHIALYYTKQYPEKVDGIVLTGSSGLYENSMGESYPKRGDYEYVKNKAESVFYDPKVATKEIVDEVYESINDRNKLIRTLAIAKSAIRHNMSKDLPDMKLPAGLIWGKNDAVTPPEVAEEFNELLPNSSLYWIDKCGHAPMMEHPEKFNEYLEDWLNKEKL from the coding sequence ATGGGATACGATTACAAGCAAGAAGGAAAATTTAATTATTTAGAAGCTGGAGAAGGAAGACCCATCATTATTTTGCATGGATTAATGGGCAACCTAAGTAATTTTGACAACGTATTTGAATACTTTTCCTCAAAAGGGTATAAAATTTTAATGCCAGAATTACCTATTTACAAACTTCCTATTTTAAAAACAAATGTTAAGAATTTAGCAAAGTTCATCAAAAGTTTTACTGAACATAAAAAATTGGACAACTATATTTTATTGGGCAACTCTTTAGGTGGTCATATTGCATTGTACTACACCAAACAATATCCTGAAAAAGTTGATGGAATTGTACTTACTGGAAGTTCTGGCCTATATGAAAATTCAATGGGCGAAAGCTATCCAAAAAGGGGTGATTATGAGTATGTTAAAAACAAAGCCGAAAGTGTTTTTTACGACCCAAAAGTGGCCACAAAAGAGATAGTTGATGAGGTTTACGAAAGCATCAATGATAGAAATAAATTGATACGAACTTTGGCTATTGCCAAAAGTGCGATACGCCATAATATGTCTAAAGATTTACCCGATATGAAGCTGCCTGCAGGATTAATTTGGGGTAAAAATGATGCCGTAACTCCACCAGAAGTTGCAGAAGAATTTAACGAATTACTCCCAAATTCATCGTTATACTGGATTGACAAATGTGGGCATGCACCCATGATGGAGCATCCAGAAAAGTTTAATGAGTATTTGGAAGACTGGTTGAATAAGGAGAAACTTTAA
- the mraZ gene encoding division/cell wall cluster transcriptional repressor MraZ: MVNLIGTYECKADKKGRLMLPSQLKKQLNSVLDEGFVIKRAVFQPCLEIYPMSEWNMLMQKVNKLNRFVKKNNDFIRRFTAGVKMVDLDASGRLLIPKDLHSFAGISNEVVLSSAVNIIEIWDKASYEKAIDDATGDFAQLAEDVMGGENDVPDELS; encoded by the coding sequence GTGGTAAACTTAATTGGGACATACGAATGTAAAGCCGATAAAAAAGGCCGATTGATGTTGCCTTCTCAGCTTAAAAAACAACTAAATTCTGTATTGGATGAAGGGTTTGTTATTAAGCGGGCGGTGTTTCAGCCATGTCTAGAAATTTACCCTATGAGCGAGTGGAATATGCTGATGCAAAAGGTAAACAAGCTCAACCGATTTGTAAAAAAGAACAATGATTTTATCAGAAGATTTACAGCAGGTGTTAAAATGGTCGATTTGGATGCTTCTGGCAGATTGTTGATTCCGAAAGATTTACACTCTTTTGCAGGTATTTCAAATGAAGTGGTGTTGTCCTCAGCAGTAAATATTATTGAAATTTGGGATAAGGCTAGTTATGAAAAAGCAATAGATGACGCTACTGGAGATTTTGCTCAATTGGCTGAAGATGTAATGGGCGGCGAAAATGATGTGCCAGATGAATTATCATAA
- the rsmH gene encoding 16S rRNA (cytosine(1402)-N(4))-methyltransferase RsmH: MNYHNPVLLFESVDGLEIVPNGIYVDVTFGGGGHSKEILKRLGQDGKLFAFDQDEDALQNTIDDERFTLIHENFRFATRFLRFYGIKKVDGILADLGVSSHQFDVAERGFSTRFDADLDMRMHQKAKKSAYKVINGYSEKQLGDILFMYGELRNAKALAREIVASRKNEPIKTSFKLKEVLKSFLPKSKEHKILAQIFQAVRIEVNEELEALKEFLLQTENLIEKGGKLSVISYHSLEDRLVKRYIRSGLFEGEPEKDFYGNVSVPFKKGKLITPSVQEIKENNRARSAKLRIATKL, encoded by the coding sequence ATGAATTATCATAATCCGGTATTGCTCTTTGAAAGTGTTGATGGTTTGGAAATTGTACCGAATGGAATTTATGTCGATGTCACTTTTGGCGGAGGTGGACATTCTAAAGAAATTTTAAAAAGATTGGGACAAGACGGAAAACTTTTTGCCTTTGACCAAGATGAGGATGCATTGCAAAATACGATTGATGATGAGCGTTTCACGCTTATTCATGAAAATTTCAGGTTCGCAACTCGGTTTTTACGTTTCTACGGAATAAAAAAAGTAGATGGTATATTGGCTGATTTAGGTGTTTCCTCACATCAGTTTGATGTTGCCGAAAGAGGTTTTTCTACACGTTTTGATGCGGATTTAGATATGAGGATGCATCAAAAGGCTAAAAAATCCGCCTACAAAGTTATTAATGGTTACAGTGAAAAACAGTTAGGCGATATTTTGTTTATGTATGGCGAATTGAGAAATGCAAAAGCATTGGCAAGAGAAATTGTTGCAAGTAGAAAGAATGAGCCAATTAAAACCAGTTTCAAGTTAAAGGAAGTTTTAAAATCGTTTTTACCGAAAAGCAAAGAACATAAAATTCTGGCTCAGATTTTTCAAGCCGTTAGGATCGAAGTGAACGAAGAACTGGAGGCCTTAAAAGAGTTTTTGTTACAGACCGAAAACTTAATAGAAAAAGGAGGTAAGCTGAGTGTAATTTCTTATCACTCTTTAGAGGATAGATTAGTAAAAAGATATATCAGAAGTGGTTTGTTCGAGGGCGAACCAGAAAAAGATTTTTATGGAAATGTTTCGGTTCCGTTCAAAAAAGGAAAATTGATAACACCTTCAGTACAAGAAATTAAAGAAAATAACAGGGCACGTAGTGCTAAATTAAGAATAGCAACAAAATTGTAA
- a CDS encoding FtsL-like putative cell division protein: MAKAKQTLYNILKGKFLVDEGAPKNWYMLVFLAGLALVMIASSHSIDQKVQEIAVLNKKMREKRDIFIATRSDLMKLKMESSIIKKLEEKGLFVPENPPQKIVVKAE; the protein is encoded by the coding sequence ATGGCAAAGGCTAAGCAAACATTATATAACATTTTAAAGGGTAAATTTTTGGTAGATGAAGGTGCTCCTAAAAATTGGTATATGCTTGTTTTTTTAGCAGGATTGGCCTTGGTAATGATTGCTAGTTCGCACAGTATTGATCAAAAAGTACAGGAAATAGCGGTTTTAAATAAGAAAATGAGAGAGAAACGCGACATTTTTATAGCCACACGTTCCGATTTGATGAAACTAAAAATGGAATCATCAATCATCAAAAAATTAGAAGAAAAAGGATTGTTCGTTCCTGAAAACCCACCACAAAAAATTGTAGTAAAAGCAGAATAA
- a CDS encoding penicillin-binding protein, giving the protein MAIEKKNILNRLYLLAGLMFLFAIGITYKIIDIQFVQGNFYKEKAESLTVKDFVIKANRGNIYSSDGSLLATSVSKFDIRMDAVTVSSENFEKNIKELSKSLSQMLGKSPGHWENYIRKARKTKNRYLFITRNLGYNEYLKIKSFPMFNLGTYKGGIITEQRTVREHPIGKIAERAVGYDDYRGKVGIEGNFYEFLRGKNGKRLKQRIAKGQWKPLNDNNEVEPVDGKDIITTIDLDIQDIAHHALLGQLEKFEADHGTVVVMETKTGEIKGISNLGRNKEGNYYERLNYAVGESHEPGSTFKLMSMMVALEDKVIDTSTVVDTGNGAYKVYNRTVRDSHRGGYGEITAGRVFEVSSNIGLVKVIEKYYGENPQKFIDGLNKMEVGYKLNLPIKGEGEPTLPNPKSKDKWYGTSLAWMTHGYGVHMTPMQTLAIYNAVANNGEMVKPRFIKEIRNQNRVVETFDKVVINPKIASQETINKMKDLMRKVVKQGTATNIYNENYELAGKTGTCQTEYWTDNTQYIASFAGYFPADNPEYSCIVVIHKPNKKIGYYGNVVAAPVFKQIAHKIYTKTPVMDEVKGFKNSPELIAENFESYNANANKTYETMPNLKNMNGMDAIALLENLGLKVVFKGSGKVMKQSVKAGEKFDKTKIVELTLS; this is encoded by the coding sequence TTGGCAATAGAAAAGAAAAACATATTAAATAGATTGTATTTGTTGGCGGGACTAATGTTTCTGTTTGCCATCGGAATTACCTATAAAATAATAGACATTCAGTTTGTTCAAGGTAATTTTTATAAAGAAAAAGCAGAAAGTCTTACGGTAAAAGATTTTGTAATAAAAGCCAACAGAGGTAATATTTACTCTTCTGACGGCAGTTTATTGGCTACGTCTGTTTCAAAATTTGATATTCGGATGGATGCTGTTACTGTTTCCAGCGAGAATTTTGAAAAAAATATAAAAGAATTGAGCAAGTCACTATCGCAAATGTTGGGTAAATCGCCAGGACATTGGGAAAATTACATTCGCAAAGCGAGAAAGACCAAAAACCGCTACCTCTTCATAACTCGTAATTTGGGTTATAACGAATATTTGAAAATTAAATCGTTTCCAATGTTCAATTTAGGAACCTATAAAGGAGGAATTATTACCGAACAACGAACAGTAAGAGAGCATCCAATAGGAAAAATAGCTGAACGTGCAGTAGGTTATGACGATTATAGGGGTAAAGTAGGGATTGAAGGTAATTTCTATGAATTTTTAAGAGGCAAAAATGGAAAACGACTGAAACAAAGAATAGCAAAAGGTCAGTGGAAGCCTCTAAATGATAATAATGAAGTGGAGCCAGTTGATGGCAAAGATATCATTACCACTATAGATTTAGACATACAAGATATTGCTCACCATGCTTTGTTAGGGCAGCTAGAAAAATTTGAAGCCGATCATGGAACCGTAGTAGTAATGGAAACTAAAACAGGTGAAATCAAAGGGATTTCAAATTTAGGTCGCAATAAAGAAGGTAATTATTATGAGCGATTGAATTATGCAGTAGGCGAATCTCACGAGCCGGGTTCTACGTTTAAATTGATGAGCATGATGGTGGCTTTGGAGGATAAGGTCATTGATACATCTACAGTCGTTGACACGGGTAATGGAGCTTATAAAGTATATAATAGAACTGTAAGAGATTCGCATAGAGGGGGTTATGGAGAGATAACAGCTGGTCGTGTGTTTGAGGTGTCTTCAAATATAGGTTTAGTTAAGGTTATTGAAAAGTACTATGGAGAAAATCCACAAAAGTTTATTGATGGTTTAAATAAAATGGAAGTAGGTTATAAATTAAACCTTCCCATAAAGGGAGAAGGTGAGCCTACTTTGCCTAATCCTAAAAGCAAAGACAAGTGGTACGGAACCTCATTAGCATGGATGACCCATGGTTATGGTGTACATATGACACCTATGCAAACATTGGCTATTTACAATGCGGTGGCAAATAATGGTGAAATGGTAAAACCACGATTTATCAAAGAAATAAGAAATCAAAATCGAGTGGTCGAGACTTTTGACAAAGTGGTAATCAATCCTAAAATAGCTTCACAAGAAACTATTAATAAAATGAAAGATTTGATGCGGAAAGTAGTGAAACAGGGAACAGCCACTAATATTTATAACGAGAATTATGAGTTGGCAGGAAAAACAGGGACTTGCCAAACAGAATATTGGACGGATAATACACAGTATATCGCATCTTTTGCGGGCTATTTTCCAGCTGATAATCCAGAGTATTCTTGCATAGTAGTAATTCATAAGCCGAACAAAAAAATTGGTTATTACGGAAATGTGGTAGCCGCCCCAGTATTCAAGCAAATTGCACATAAAATTTATACCAAAACACCTGTAATGGATGAGGTAAAAGGCTTTAAAAACAGTCCCGAATTGATAGCTGAAAATTTTGAGAGCTATAATGCCAATGCCAACAAAACTTATGAAACCATGCCCAATCTTAAAAATATGAATGGAATGGATGCTATTGCATTGTTAGAAAATTTAGGATTAAAAGTTGTTTTTAAAGGTTCAGGAAAAGTGATGAAACAGTCTGTAAAAGCTGGTGAAAAATTTGATAAAACAAAAATAGTAGAACTAACACTTTCGTGA